The Felis catus isolate Fca126 chromosome B2, F.catus_Fca126_mat1.0, whole genome shotgun sequence region GCGCACTAAATGCCTTGGTCTGGAGGAAAACAAGGAATAGGATTTTGGAGGCCATTATGTCAAGGGTAAGGTTGAGAGAGCACGGCCCTGAAGGTGCTCGGGgccaaaagggaaagagaatctccctgatggatgggagggagggagggagggagggcatgtCGGGCTGGGGGATCGGCCCCGAAAAAGGCAAGGAGGCCTGGAAGGACACGTTGCCAGCAGGGGTGATGGGCGGAAGGTCCGGCTAGAGCACAGGGCGAGGGGAGCCCCGTCCTCAGAGTTCTTGCTTTCCAGGCTAGGGCCCTTGAGATGTCTTGTCTAGGCAGTAGAGAGCAACAGAGCACAGTCTGGGAGGCAGGAGGACAGGAGGGCTTGGTGGAAAGCTGAGTAACCCttcaggagagaggagggaggcctggCGGGACAGCGGCAGAGGAGGGCCAGATGGGAGTGACGTGGAGGACAGGGACAGACAGCTGGACGTgaaggagatgggggggggggcgggttgaaGATGAGCCCAGCTCTTAGCCTCTGAGCTGGCAGAGGCCTCTGGGAAGCAGGCTGAGGTCTGCATCAGCACGAGTCAGGTCAGGGGCCCCGAAGGCCGCCCCCTACCTGGAGGTGTCTGTCTCCACGGCCAGCAGAGTTGTCTTGGGGATGGCTCCGGAAGCTTCTGACGGCTGCTGGCCCCTTCCCCGCTCCCACCCTCGGGCTTAGCCGTGGAAGCCCCGGTGTCTGATGCCTCAGCGCTGGCCTGCTTTCCATCCCCACAGGACTCAAAGAAACCCTCAGCACCCAGCCAGGAGCCGAAGACACCGTCGGGCCAAAAGCTGAAGTTTCCACGCCCTCCCCTGTCCCAGTCGTGGAAGCGGGACCGCGAGCAGACCCTGGTGGCGGCCTACGTGCCGGTGGTGGTAGACCCGAAGGGGCAGAGCCTGGACAAGCTTAGGTTCAAGTTCTACACCTCCCAGTACTCCAACTCCCTGAACCCCTTCTACACCCGGCAGAAGCCTACCTGTGGCTACCTGTACCAGAGGGACATGGACCACACCCGCAAACGCTTTGACGTGCCTCCTGCCAACCTGGTCTTGTGGCGCTCCTAGGTCCCTCCCAGTCGGGAGACACCACCTGCACCCTCCCCCGCCACAATCCTGggtccaggaggggaggggcacctgctCCAGGAGGAGCAGACCATGCCCGGCCTGAGACAGCTGTGCTGCGCCCAGTGGCAAAGGGAGGTCTCTGTTCTCGGCAGCAATTAAAGTTTGTCCTTCCTTTCCTTGCCATCTGAATGGGTGGCTGTGggtgggtaaactgaggccaCAGGGGTGTCGTAAGGCAGGTC contains the following coding sequences:
- the GUCA1ANB gene encoding putative uncharacterized protein GUCA1ANB isoform X1, which translates into the protein MSRDSKKPSAPSQEPKTPSGQKLKFPRPPLSQSWKRDREQTLVAAYVPVVVDPKGQSLDKLRFKFYTSQYSNSLNPFYTRQKPTCGYLYQRDMDHTRKRFDVPPANLVLWRS
- the GUCA1ANB gene encoding putative uncharacterized protein GUCA1ANB isoform X2, which translates into the protein MSQDSKKPSAPSQEPKTPSGQKLKFPRPPLSQSWKRDREQTLVAAYVPVVVDPKGQSLDKLRFKFYTSQYSNSLNPFYTRQKPTCGYLYQRDMDHTRKRFDVPPANLVLWRS